From a region of the Streptomyces asiaticus genome:
- a CDS encoding cytochrome P450 codes for MTNLQDPQDIPDPQNAPDDTGSVVPPPTCPAHRGASPLYGRQFLRNPTESYQRMRHDHGQVAPVLLEADIPAWLVLGYREMRQVLGDTQTYGRDPRRWNRWNEVPPDWSLMPWVAYSPMIHFTEGDEHRHRSAAVSDALSTVDPFELRAHCERFADGLIDQFAGSGKADLVFDYVYSVPALAIGMMFGLPQDQLQDMAHALTASLDASGDAIPAQQRAAEIVTRLVTAKRDTPGPDITTRFIQTSPNLTDEQLVGDIMVMMVAGFPATSYWIGSTIRLMLTDTRFAVTLAGGRRSIGEAMTEVLWADSPVPNAIGRFAIRDTMLAGQRIRTGDLLVLGLAAANMDPLLWPDTTAGFAGNNAYLSFTGGDYGCPAGAPELARIIAETAIEVLLDRVPDLTLAVEPEELEWIDSLWCRAPSSLPVTFTPTHTNPD; via the coding sequence GTGACCAATCTCCAGGACCCACAGGATATTCCGGACCCTCAGAACGCGCCCGACGACACGGGCTCGGTAGTGCCGCCTCCCACCTGCCCCGCCCACCGCGGCGCCTCACCACTGTACGGACGGCAGTTCCTGCGGAATCCGACCGAGAGCTACCAGCGGATGAGGCACGACCACGGCCAGGTCGCCCCGGTCCTGCTCGAAGCCGACATCCCCGCCTGGCTCGTCCTCGGCTACCGCGAAATGCGCCAGGTCCTCGGCGACACCCAGACCTACGGCCGCGACCCCCGCCGCTGGAACCGCTGGAACGAGGTACCGCCCGACTGGTCCCTCATGCCCTGGGTCGCCTACAGCCCCATGATCCATTTCACCGAAGGAGACGAACACCGGCACCGCTCAGCCGCCGTCAGCGACGCCCTCTCCACCGTCGACCCCTTCGAACTGCGTGCACACTGCGAGCGCTTCGCCGACGGACTGATCGACCAGTTCGCCGGCAGCGGCAAGGCCGACCTGGTCTTCGACTACGTCTACTCAGTACCCGCCCTCGCCATAGGCATGATGTTCGGCCTCCCCCAGGACCAGCTCCAGGACATGGCACACGCCCTCACTGCAAGCCTTGACGCCAGCGGAGACGCCATCCCGGCCCAGCAGCGGGCCGCCGAGATAGTGACACGGCTGGTAACAGCCAAACGTGACACGCCGGGCCCGGACATCACCACCCGGTTCATCCAGACCTCCCCGAACCTCACCGACGAACAGCTGGTCGGAGACATCATGGTCATGATGGTCGCAGGCTTTCCCGCCACCTCCTACTGGATCGGCTCCACCATCCGGCTGATGCTCACCGACACCCGGTTCGCCGTAACCCTCGCAGGCGGCCGAAGGAGTATCGGCGAAGCCATGACCGAGGTGCTCTGGGCGGACTCCCCCGTCCCCAACGCCATCGGACGCTTCGCCATTCGGGACACCATGCTCGCAGGCCAGCGCATCCGCACCGGTGACCTCCTCGTCCTCGGCCTCGCCGCCGCAAACATGGACCCACTGCTGTGGCCCGACACCACCGCGGGCTTCGCCGGGAACAACGCGTATCTCTCCTTCACCGGCGGCGACTACGGATGCCCCGCCGGCGCACCCGAACTCGCCAGAATCATCGCCGAGACAGCGATCGAAGTACTGCTCGACCGAGTTCCAGATCTCACCCTGGCCGTCGAGCCCGAAGAACTCGAGTGGATTGACTCCCTGTG
- a CDS encoding TetR/AcrR family transcriptional regulator, with product MPRWESDAQGRLERAALDLFETQGFERTSVAQIARTAGLTERSFYRYFPDKREVLFADKELEAHLVARVEAADPSLTPFEALLTALGTADEIFRPREFLLRRIKVIAANPALAERDLIKLADIADALARALERRGVEPGAARFIIDVAIAISRRATSRWLAEPEATLSELVAQAAAELCEAVAPPAPTVH from the coding sequence ATGCCACGATGGGAGTCCGACGCACAGGGCCGGCTCGAGCGCGCGGCGCTCGACCTGTTCGAGACACAGGGGTTCGAGCGCACCTCGGTCGCACAGATCGCGCGCACCGCCGGTCTGACCGAGCGCTCCTTCTACCGCTACTTCCCCGACAAACGGGAAGTGCTCTTCGCCGACAAAGAGCTCGAGGCCCACCTCGTCGCCCGGGTCGAGGCGGCCGACCCGAGCCTCACGCCGTTCGAGGCGCTGCTGACCGCGCTGGGGACCGCAGATGAGATCTTTCGCCCGCGTGAGTTTCTGCTGCGCCGTATCAAAGTGATCGCCGCCAACCCGGCATTGGCCGAGCGCGATCTGATCAAGCTCGCCGACATCGCCGACGCGCTGGCGCGGGCGCTCGAGCGCCGGGGCGTCGAGCCCGGCGCGGCACGCTTCATCATCGACGTGGCGATTGCGATTTCCCGGCGCGCCACGTCCCGCTGGCTGGCCGAGCCGGAGGCGACGCTCTCCGAGCTCGTCGCCCAGGCGGCCGCTGAGCTGTGCGAGGCGGTCGCGCCGCCAGCCCCGACGGTCCACTGA
- a CDS encoding NADP-dependent oxidoreductase — protein sequence MKALQFDRFGSPDVIVLRDVPKPEPGPGRIRIAMRACGLTPADWAVVDGLLADQLPRLPRGLGVEVAGTVDALGEGAIGVEIGDRVFGPATFDGPTAGAAEYALMSAWARIPEGVTVEQAAALPVAAETAWHALDDLGVRPGELLLVHGAGTTVGEAAVRLALHRGVRVVATAGPTRAAALEEIGAHVTGYGDGMAERVAALAGGRVDRALDTAPTGGRIDRADQASPAGGSLPALIGLTGDPDRVLTVSDFAAAAELGTRITQIDLRYDRMDEFARLAGEGVLAVSVARTYTLDQIKEAAELSQSRRSGGKLILVL from the coding sequence ATGAAGGCTCTTCAGTTCGACCGATTCGGATCCCCGGACGTGATCGTGCTCCGCGACGTCCCGAAGCCGGAGCCGGGGCCCGGTCGGATCCGGATCGCTATGCGGGCGTGCGGCCTGACCCCGGCCGACTGGGCGGTGGTCGACGGCCTCTTGGCCGACCAGCTGCCGCGGCTGCCGCGCGGGCTCGGCGTCGAGGTCGCGGGCACCGTCGACGCGCTCGGTGAGGGCGCCATCGGCGTCGAGATCGGCGACCGTGTGTTCGGCCCGGCGACCTTCGACGGCCCGACGGCCGGGGCCGCCGAGTATGCGCTGATGTCGGCCTGGGCGCGCATTCCCGAGGGTGTCACCGTCGAGCAGGCCGCCGCGCTGCCGGTGGCGGCCGAGACGGCGTGGCACGCCCTCGACGACCTCGGCGTCCGGCCGGGCGAGCTGTTGCTCGTCCACGGCGCGGGCACCACCGTGGGTGAGGCGGCGGTGCGCCTCGCGCTGCACCGGGGCGTCCGGGTGGTCGCCACCGCCGGGCCGACCCGGGCCGCCGCCCTGGAAGAGATCGGCGCCCACGTGACCGGCTACGGCGACGGCATGGCCGAACGCGTCGCCGCACTGGCCGGAGGCCGCGTCGACCGCGCCCTGGACACAGCCCCGACCGGCGGCCGGATCGACCGCGCCGACCAGGCCAGCCCGGCCGGCGGCTCGCTGCCGGCCCTGATCGGGCTGACCGGGGACCCCGACCGTGTTCTCACCGTCTCGGACTTCGCCGCCGCGGCCGAGCTGGGCACCCGGATCACCCAAATCGATCTGCGCTACGACCGGATGGATGAGTTCGCCCGGCTGGCCGGCGAAGGCGTCCTGGCCGTATCGGTCGCCCGCACCTACACGCTCGACCAGATCAAGGAGGCCGCCGAGCTCAGCCAGTCCCGCCGATCCGGCGGCAAGCTCATACTCGTCCTGTGA
- a CDS encoding alpha/beta hydrolase, with protein sequence MTTLNRRRFFGVASTAGVAVTTSQGVAVASGGDERNPDLIGVQADSGASVIAQNFLDPRTVDITIDSVALGHTASVRIILPNRFGSRAGASWPVLYLLHGGYGDYTDWARHSDVARLVRKRDVLVVMPDGGALGFYTDWWARGAGSKPGWETFHLVELSQILARGLHAADRRAIAGLSMGGFGAMSYAARHPGFFRAAASFSGTLDTLHPTAEPVSSDPFAMWLLQTHLAPNGYDALSLFGDPTAQHAIWAAHNPADLVKDLRGTKLFVSCGNGRIGPLDPPGTDPSDISVRYEAVQLRQNQEFVKRATRIGLDVTFETCAGSHTWPYWARELEKAFPLLMRAIEAG encoded by the coding sequence ATGACGACACTCAATCGAAGGCGTTTCTTCGGGGTTGCTTCGACGGCCGGAGTGGCCGTGACGACGTCGCAGGGTGTCGCTGTGGCGAGCGGCGGAGATGAGCGAAACCCGGACCTCATCGGAGTCCAGGCCGACAGCGGTGCGAGCGTGATCGCGCAGAACTTCCTTGACCCGCGCACGGTGGACATCACGATCGATTCGGTTGCGCTCGGCCACACCGCGTCGGTGCGCATCATCCTTCCGAATCGGTTCGGCTCGCGGGCCGGCGCCTCATGGCCGGTGCTCTACCTTCTCCATGGCGGTTACGGCGACTACACGGACTGGGCGCGGCACAGCGACGTCGCGCGCCTGGTCCGCAAGCGCGACGTGCTGGTCGTCATGCCGGATGGCGGAGCGCTCGGCTTCTACACGGACTGGTGGGCCCGCGGTGCGGGTAGCAAGCCGGGCTGGGAGACGTTCCACTTGGTGGAGCTCTCACAGATCCTCGCGCGGGGGCTCCACGCCGCAGACCGGCGCGCGATCGCGGGTCTGTCCATGGGGGGCTTCGGCGCGATGTCGTACGCGGCTCGCCATCCCGGTTTCTTCCGTGCCGCAGCGTCCTTCAGCGGCACGCTGGACACGCTCCACCCGACCGCCGAGCCAGTCTCCTCCGACCCGTTCGCGATGTGGCTATTGCAGACACATCTCGCGCCTAACGGGTACGACGCGCTCAGCCTCTTCGGCGATCCAACGGCACAGCACGCCATCTGGGCGGCGCACAACCCGGCAGATCTCGTAAAGGACCTGCGTGGCACGAAGTTGTTCGTGTCCTGCGGTAACGGGCGGATCGGACCGTTGGATCCGCCCGGAACCGATCCTTCTGACATCTCCGTCCGATACGAAGCTGTCCAATTGCGGCAAAACCAGGAGTTTGTCAAGCGGGCGACCCGCATTGGTCTCGACGTGACCTTCGAGACCTGCGCTGGCTCGCACACGTGGCCCTACTGGGCGCGTGAGCTCGAGAAGGCGTTTCCACTCCTGATGCGGGCGATCGAGGCGGGGTGA